The Solanum pennellii chromosome 4, SPENNV200 genomic interval TTATTGCAGCTGTGGATTTACCTTGGACAAAACAGGATTTACCCACTGGTGTTTCCCATATGATGTGCCAGCAAAATAAAGGACCCCGTTGCTATCTCCATCGCATATGTAGAGCAGCTCCTTAAAACTTGATTTTCTATGCTGAAATCTATTATCATAAGATACAGAGAACTTCATCAGCATCAGCTTTTAGACATTTTGTATAGTTATGCTCCAATTGAAAGACAGGCTTTAGCGTGCATACAGACCGACAAATAGTTCCTTCATTTATTAGACGCGTAGTATACTAGGTCACTCCCTTGAGGATATTGCAATACCATATATAACTATGGTCACAGGGTGGTTTGAATAAAACCTTTCAAGTATACTCACCTCTGGTTTCCTTGAAAATCGGTGATCTCAAATTCCAGAAATCTTAATGCCTCTTTAACCTGTTAAATAGTATACGAATTAATATTCCAAAGTTATCAAAATgacaaaacataagaaaaattataaatgttaGTCCATGCCATGGAATCTTTCTCTAAAGGATTGCAACGTACCAGATGGTCAAAAGTGGGAATTTGCTGGCTAAGGCTACTCTGTTCAAACTGCAGGAATCCCATCAAAGCCAACAATTAACAGGGCCAACTTTAGTATACATTAATCTTGAATGACGGGGAAGTGAGGTGCTATTAAATTTCAATGTATATACCTTATTCAGCAAATCAGGTGAAAGTAAAGGGAACCGCACAAGTTGCAGAAATTCATTTAGAGACTCAAGTCTCTCTCCAAAAAGCATCTCAGGTGTTGAATTTACCATCAATTCGTTTACTGCTTCCCATCCATACAGTTCTCTTGCTTGTAAGCACCAAAGCAAGATGGCATTGAGAACTCTCTCTTCAGATGTCACAGTCAAATCTGTATGCTGAAAAATGAATCGTTTATCGTGAGAGAGATATACTGCCAATTCAATGGCATATGAAACTTATTAGTGCATCTCTAAATAAAgtgaattttataattttcttccTTATCAAGAATATTTCCAAAGATCTAATCATCTGAACTCTTCTGTCCAAGGGATGAAACATTAAATATGACCCACTATTATACTGCACTTGTTGAAGTTCGCAAAAGATATCCCCCCTTGTAGACATCTACTCCAACTAGAGAATCGAGATTTAAGTACAAAAAATCCCAACACTCTTCATAATATTATCATGTATAAGGAGGAAATGATGATCACCTGAAGGATATTGCTAAAACTTGATTCATCTAACATGACAAAGTCAATGCTTGCAGTTGTACAATAATCGAAGTGCATGGAGAATATCCTCTCACAGGTTTCTTCAATGAGCTTACATGAGGGAATCGATGATATCACTTGAAGAATTGGGCATACTGAATCCTGCAATAAAGATCAATAGTTAGTATCACAATCACGATCCAAAGACTTTACCAAAGTGTCTTCTTCCTCGTCCACTAAACTTGGCATAATAGAAAAAGTTCTTGAACCTTCTTCCAATAGGAGAACTCCATCCCTGCATATAATGTATAGATGAAAggtattaatatttatatctcATTTTCATAAAACGGCTCTGCTCACGCTCACAACTCCGAACCGCATCACTTCTCCACTCTTTTAATTGTAGTCTGACATTTAGCACTTTCAACATGCACACGACAGATACAGGTTTAGCAACAAAAGAGGAAGTATGTCTGGAAAGAGGTCAAAATCACAAGATTACCTCTGAGAGGCACTCCAGAAGTATTTTGCAGCACTCCTGATGAAGAAGTGTCACCCCAAACTCATCGGCTAGTAAAAGTAGCTGAAGTAACAAGGTATTGATTCCTGCAGTAGCTTCTTTATTAAGTTCTCCACTGTACATGAATTCTAGCATAATCTTGAATGCTTCAAGAGGAACATCTTTTAAGCAGACCACTGAAGAAACACTCTCCCTCATTCCATTTGTAAACATCTGCCATTTCAAAAGATTTCTCATTATTCTGAAAGCCATGCAGAAGATAAACATTAAACTACTTAAATAACGAAACTGAAAGTTTTGCTTCAGAATTGCACAGATGCAAGAAACAAATGCAGAGAACTAGCACACATTGAGTATGGCTATTGATTCATGACCGATTCTGAGTTCCTACCGTTCTTTCCAGGCGCCAACTCCAATTAAGAAATTGAAGAAATCCATATTATCATGTTGATCTTAAAAACTTCTTTTCCCTATGGGAGTGATTTCTCTAAGGATCTCAcatataaacaacaaaaaaatgctCAATAAAAAAGGTTACCACTAAAAAATTGCTGACTTTGAGTTTGAACATCAGAACAGATGAACATGTAATGTATCGTAGTCTAGtccaaaaattgaagaaaaaggcAAAGGTTCATTCAGTGCAACTAAAACCTTACACCTGATAATAATGGTGGAACCAGGATGTTGTAGTAAGAAACTTCTCtaatgaagagagaaagaaaCAGGAAATTTCACAGGGCTTAAGACAGAAAATCATACTTTTCGCTAGTGAATTTGATGTACCACACTACCACTTCCAACTAAAGGCAGTAAGTTGGGCAAATTTGTCAAAGAGAAGTTGGTAACAACGTTGATTACCTTTGTGAAAGGAGTACTCCATGACCCAAGGATTACTTTATGTGATCGCAAAACAATATCATGAACTCCAACATAAAGGTCTAGATCACTATACTCTCCAGTCGAGAGGAACCGCTCAAGCCTTTCTCTATCAATTGGCAACCCATAAGGAAAAGTTTTGCTGCATTGAAGCCAGCTTGGATAAAATATGTCAACAAGCTGAGTTGAGTCAACGAGTTGCTTATCAGACATAATTCGCTCAAGGATCTCTTCACATTGCCTCACCAATGACATCACTTTATATTGTAAGCTCAAAGACTTCAATGAGCAGAGATCAGACTCCAAAATCTACAATGTTCAAATGTAGCAGTGAATCAGCAGCTATGAGATAAATATTCAAGTAAACTAAAAGTCGCATAGAACAATACCTTGCAAATTTATATCTATACGCATAATGTTTGATACACGCTTGGTACGTTTGATTTAAGATTTGGCTGGAGTCAGTAGTCTTTAGAAAAATTAGACAATAGGAAGAggtacaaaaataaagaaaatttggtTTATACACAAAACTCACATAgagcaaattttaaaattttgatttaattcctTCTCTGAAtagtaaaaagaattattttttctgttcttAGTTCCTGAAACTCAACAATGAAAAAGCAATAGGCATGTTATCCAAAGTTAAGCAGACCAATTAGTGGAAgcataataatttgaaattgcCTGAAAGATGGGACTCACCTGAGTATGTCCAGTGTAGATGTACTGAAGAAGTGCATGAAGAACAGAATAACTTATGTCTGGCAGGTGAACAACTTCTTCAACTGATGAACTAAGACAAAAATCCCCACATGCCTCTAAAACTAGCTTATGAGCTGGAACAACCCTTTCTTCCTTTCCAACAATGAAAAACATATCCGATAACTCCCAATTCTCAAGAAACTTTCCAAGACCCCAACTTTCATAATTAGCAATTCCATCTTCTAACTCTTGTTCTAAATCATCCTCTCCAAAATCATGCTCAACAAAATCCACATGTTTCCACAGAGATAAATGATTTGGTGTGGCAGGCAGTACATTAACATTCCTGTAGCCAACATGTTTATCCCAACTGCTAAGACCAATGTACTGAACGGTACAATTGGGATTTGAATCAAGCCACTGAAAGCAAAGATTCTGGAAAGGATACCTTCCCTTGCCAATGCTAATTAATCCATCATAGATACTAATCCAGTAGCTTTGAAATGCTGAAGAACAACAAAGACCGACACCAGCAGCGTCCACCACCGTTTTACCATCAACCTCGATTTTCAATCTCTTGTTCCTATGACTACCAATGATTACAGTATAGTGTGGACAGTTATCCCTTTTGTAGTGATAGTGCTGACTCCCTACCTGCTCCCGAAAAACAACTGTTACATCATTATGCGCGAAAGCATCAAAAGCTACACAACCCCTCCCTGCTTCTCTAAATCTCAGATCATTAGGCCAGGCACACTCGAACGGGGCCACAGTAAGAAACTTCTTCTGCTTCTTCTCCATCATTTCTTCCTGAGGAAACAATTCCTCTTTACTCACTTGACAATACTGCTGATAATGAACCATAATTTTAGCCAGAGATTCAATAGTCAATATGAGAAATGATTGAGGAAAATCTTGCTAATATATAGAGAGATAGTAACAGAaaagattttttgaaaataaactaCTTGCTTAATAGATCGTGATAAGCATGAATCATCAAATGGGATCCAGGAAGGGCTTTGACATTTGACAGCAATatataaagaaaaggaaaaagatgtCCTTGAAagcaatttctatatatatgagGTGCCACTTCAGAAATCTCAAAATCTAATGAGATAGTTGGGAGAGTCACCATCTGAAAATAACCCAGAAATCTCCAGACACCAtacaatcaaacaaaaatatcgACGTATACAACTTGTGTTATCAATTTGCACCTCATCCTTATCCTCATTGCCAGATCACACCCAGAAAAAGTCAAATTCAATATCCAGCACATGGGTATTatgaaaaacgaaaaaaaaaaactgatctTGGAAGAAAAATATCCACCATATTTCAAGAACAGAGAAAATCAGTCACAAAATTCAGCAGGGTAGGtccaaaaacagaaaaaatctGATCTTGAAAGAAAAATGACCACAATATTTCAAGAACAGATAAACTCAGCAACAAATTAAGCATTCAGCAAAAGGGTAGGTccaaaaaaggaggaaaatcttatttttgcagaaaaatttcaagaataATACAGAAATAGCATGGTGGGGCTGGTTTAAAGCTTATTACCTCATAATATCTTGATATATAGAGCTATCTCCATCCGTAGATCAAAGAAAAGAACTGGCCCATGTAGTAATTATAAACATAGACAAggaaacaaaaaacaaaaaaaagatgaGTTTGAATAGTGATTTTGATTGGACAGTGACAGAACAGAAAGAACCTTATAAAAGTTGGGTATTTGATTCCTTTAAGGGAAATAGCAAAACTTCATGGATATTAGCGTTATTTGAGGTTGGCCAGTGGGGACGACAGTCTATACACATTGATAATTACCATTTAGATTTTCCATTAGTTGTCTTTATCATCCACGTCAAGCTGAAGTGGCTCTTGTACCCTTTAATATATCCTTCTGTTTTAGATATACATGAGCCTAGTGGAATTTGGAGCAAAGAAAaagttttaagaaattaaagattACAAAGTGAACTTAGCACCTAAAAATCtagtttcacttatgagtaacggataaatttattttgcgtacgttataaatttttcatcctaaaaataattattaatatttatattaagattattatCTATGTGTCGAATTTTATCAGTTGACCTATAATATTATTTgtgatatttttgttttgaagaaaaatcaactaaaaagtAAAACTAAAGCGAGTCTTTAATAAGGACAATTTGATAATGTGACAAAGTCTTTAAGGGAGTTCATTTACTAAATAAAcaattattaacaaaaaaaatgcaaCATCCGTTGTAGTCTAGTTGGTTAGGATACTCGGCTCTCACCCGAGAGACCCGGGTTCAAGTCCCGGCAACGGAattgatatttttgttgaattgtTATAACCAATGGCTACACAGCCTATTTTCTTTGTTAAATTTGTTATACTCCAAATGGCACTTTGGTTtgtgtatttattttacttcaaatGTAACCAACACTTTGATTGAGTTAAGTATATGTGTGCTGAGAAGAAACTGCAacttgtaaaatatatatatatattcaagaaAAAGTATGAAAAGCAAGATTTCACATTCCAACAATGTCAATTACATCAATGTACATGACATGAAAAACCATAAACAAAGTTTTCTCGGTAACAAAAGAACTCAAACACCCTCCCCTTCCCCCAGAGCCTGGGGCAACTTATGTTGCTCATCAACAATTGCATTAAAAAAACTGAACACATCTATTACTGCAAGGAAGCAGTTTCCTCATGTGATCCTAAAACCATGCTTCTAATAGAAAAGAAGCTGGTTCACATCTAGTAGCATAGCCATATTTAGAAGTGCTGTACTTTCGGTGCACCCCAGTAAGCTTCCCAATTGCTGCATTCTGATGGAAACAAACCATCAATTTTGAGCATTCCCTGTTGTAGAAAATCAAGGGACACACAATCAAACATCTCACTGATTTGTCAATAAATAGATACTTGTTAATCTTGAGTATACTTACAAAAGTTGATCTTTGACATAGCTGCTATGCTTCTCACAGGTTTTATTCCACTCCTTAGACACACCGAGAGTGCATTGTGCAGTAAAGATAGCAGCAGCTGCAAGCATTGATGGTGGGAATCGAAGCATTTCATACTCCACTAGACATAGCTCTATCAAGAAGAATGACACTAGCTCCACCTGatttaaacataaacaaaaagttATATGAGTAGTCATTCAGAATGCTGTTATACTTCTTCGTAACACTCGTTCTATGTAGTAAAGAAGTTTAACACACCTTCTTATCAGACTGAGCGGCTTTAAGAAACCGTCTCATAAATGCATACACTGTAGGCACTGTCATGTTGAACTGTAAGGTATTAACCATCAACTTTTCCTGTGGACGGTTGAAATCATTTAGCCCAACATAATGGAGGTAATACATTTCGTGTTAAATGTAAGATTTTGGTCTTTTATTTAACTAACCATTTCAAGCACTTCTTTTCTGGTGTAAGCCCTGTCAGAGATCAAAATTAGATCCTCCACTACAGGTACAGTAACCTCTTCATATTTGCAGGCAAGAAGCATAGCTGTTATTCCAACAAGTTGAAGTTTTTTCCTAATAACTGACTGAACTGCCAGGAATCTATCGATGAGATTCACAGTCAAATACAATGTCTCCTCCATCAGTTCAAACTTGTAGTGTACCTTTAAATTGGATTAGACGTTAACAACACCCAAAATTCTACTTCATAAAATTCAGAAATGACAGACAACAGCAGACTGTATACCTCAATCAGCCAGTCAATGAGGATGCCTCTCATCCTCTCATTGATGTCAAATTGTTGTTCCATATAGTTTGGAGGGACGCAGCTAACAATCTGCAATTAGAGAAAAGGGGTAAGCAAAAAACCTCCATTTCTTTCCAGATTGCatatcaaaattgaaataatcATCCTTGATGGAATGACATCACAACGGAACCGCCTAAGCATACCCTGCATTTGTGTGCGTACATTCTATGTTATGCATCTATTATTGGACTGGCTGAAAAGTTGCTGTGCTTAATTAATGTAGACTAGATTCTAGTGTAATGTGGCAATCTATTAAGCTTAATGATCATAAAGGTGAAAAATATGACACTTATGCAAACTCTACAACAAGCCATACTACTAATGAACATGAACAAGTTCTCTAACAAACAAATAGGAAGACTGGAGATAACATCTCTACCTCAGACTTCTTGTAGTAAGCATAGATGTCGTCAATGTATTCCACTACCGCAAGTGAGTTCTTTTTATCAGGACTGTCTATGTCCACAATTGACCAATCTtctgcatcttccatctctATTTCCTCATCCTgaattaaagataaaacaacATCAATGGCAGTCCAAACGCACATTCAGAACTAAGATACAAAGATCATATCAGCTTACCATCCTATCAATTTCCTCCATCATCGCTTCTGTATGTTGCACAAACATTGGCACAGAGGAATTACCAGTGGTCTTGTAATCTTCAGCATCAATAATAATGCAGTCTTCTGATTCATTTCTAACAGGTACCACTGGGACTGGTGGCTTTGTTACCTATGGAAAACTACAATGTTAACAACAGCTCAGCTTTACAATAAACCAAGAGGGGCTTGAAAGTGTATACCTCGACTGCTGGTTGATGCTGTTTGCTTGCGATTTGCGCAGCTAACTTCCTGAAATGTCAACAACCCCACATGCAAATTAACAATGAATCGAGATCAGGTGTAACAATTTCTAGGATCCTGCTTCATATGGACAAACGCCTTCTTAGTATCATACAATCAAAGAGAAATAGAGTCAAACCTTGTGATTGGACGATGAATTGGAACAGGAGGGATCTTGTTAGCAGCACTGGCTTTGTTtctagaaagaaataaaaacaaaaagttgAAAAACAGGTAGAGAAATCAAGATTAAAACTAGAAATGGAATCGAGTACTCGGGTTTAAGAAGTTTTTACTCAGTAGTGTCATTTCTCTTGTGGACAACAGCACAGTGTAATGGGGGAGCTCCCATTACATTCTTATTGATTGTGCTTAGTGCCCTCCTATTTTGCCCCAACCCTCCATTCACTTTTCCTCCAACACCAGGCCTCAATCCCCCTATATAACAATTAGGGTTTATCACAGTCAAATCAACAAACACAAAAGAATCAAAACAAACACTAATTCaagaacacaaaaaaaaaaaagactaagcTCACCTTGAAGATTTGAAGGCCTAATCACTCCTGGGTAATTCTCATCTGATCCAGCCATCTTCACTGCACCAATccacaaaacaaaaacaaaatcaaaaacccAATTGAAAAATTGAATGACCCATCAATCTAAACcaagaaaaatcataaaaaattaagctAGACATATCAAAAACTTGATTTCATGAAACCCCAAATACCAACCTGAAAACTTGATCCACACTAGATGAAAAAGATCCGATCTTTGAGGTGAAACAACCCAAAAAAATCCCAGAAATCGATTAAAGACTAGTAATTGAAGAACCCCATGAAACTAatcaaagattttcaaaaaaaaaaatgttcctCTACTGATTAATCTTGTTAGGGTTCATTAAAAAGAGAGGATTT includes:
- the LOC107017880 gene encoding BTB/POZ domain-containing protein At2g30600 isoform X1, whose amino-acid sequence is MVHYQQYCQVSKEELFPQEEMMEKKQKKFLTVAPFECAWPNDLRFREAGRGCVAFDAFAHNDVTVVFREQVGSQHYHYKRDNCPHYTVIIGSHRNKRLKIEVDGKTVVDAAGVGLCCSSAFQSYWISIYDGLISIGKGRYPFQNLCFQWLDSNPNCTVQYIGLSSWDKHVGYRNVNVLPATPNHLSLWKHVDFVEHDFGEDDLEQELEDGIANYESWGLGKFLENWELSDMFFIVGKEERVVPAHKLVLEACGDFCLSSSVEEVVHLPDISYSVLHALLQYIYTGHTQILESDLCSLKSLSLQYKVMSLVRQCEEILERIMSDKQLVDSTQLVDIFYPSWLQCSKTFPYGLPIDRERLERFLSTGEYSDLDLYVGVHDIVLRSHKVILGSWSTPFTKMFTNGMRESVSSVVCLKDVPLEAFKIMLEFMYSGELNKEATAGINTLLLQLLLLADEFGVTLLHQECCKILLECLSEDSVCPILQVISSIPSCKLIEETCERIFSMHFDYCTTASIDFVMLDESSFSNILQHTDLTVTSEERVLNAILLWCLQARELYGWEAVNELMVNSTPEMLFGERLESLNEFLQLVRFPLLSPDLLNKFEQSSLSQQIPTFDHLVKEALRFLEFEITDFQGNQRFQHRKSSFKELLYICDGDSNGVLYFAGTSYGKHQWVNPVLSKRVIITASSPISRCTDPKVLVSRNFQGTSVAGPQMEGGKNASWWMVDIGPDHQLMCNYYTLRQDGSRAFIRRWNLQGSLDGKSWTNLRVHENDQTICKPGQFASWPVTGSNALLPFRFFRVLMTGPTTDDTNPWNCCICFLELYGYFR
- the LOC107017880 gene encoding BTB/POZ domain-containing protein At2g30600 isoform X2 yields the protein MMEKKQKKFLTVAPFECAWPNDLRFREAGRGCVAFDAFAHNDVTVVFREQVGSQHYHYKRDNCPHYTVIIGSHRNKRLKIEVDGKTVVDAAGVGLCCSSAFQSYWISIYDGLISIGKGRYPFQNLCFQWLDSNPNCTVQYIGLSSWDKHVGYRNVNVLPATPNHLSLWKHVDFVEHDFGEDDLEQELEDGIANYESWGLGKFLENWELSDMFFIVGKEERVVPAHKLVLEACGDFCLSSSVEEVVHLPDISYSVLHALLQYIYTGHTQILESDLCSLKSLSLQYKVMSLVRQCEEILERIMSDKQLVDSTQLVDIFYPSWLQCSKTFPYGLPIDRERLERFLSTGEYSDLDLYVGVHDIVLRSHKVILGSWSTPFTKMFTNGMRESVSSVVCLKDVPLEAFKIMLEFMYSGELNKEATAGINTLLLQLLLLADEFGVTLLHQECCKILLECLSEDSVCPILQVISSIPSCKLIEETCERIFSMHFDYCTTASIDFVMLDESSFSNILQHTDLTVTSEERVLNAILLWCLQARELYGWEAVNELMVNSTPEMLFGERLESLNEFLQLVRFPLLSPDLLNKFEQSSLSQQIPTFDHLVKEALRFLEFEITDFQGNQRFQHRKSSFKELLYICDGDSNGVLYFAGTSYGKHQWVNPVLSKRVIITASSPISRCTDPKVLVSRNFQGTSVAGPQMEGGKNASWWMVDIGPDHQLMCNYYTLRQDGSRAFIRRWNLQGSLDGKSWTNLRVHENDQTICKPGQFASWPVTGSNALLPFRFFRVLMTGPTTDDTNPWNCCICFLELYGYFR
- the LOC107017880 gene encoding BTB/POZ domain-containing protein At2g30600 isoform X3, yielding MVHYQQYCQVSKEELFPQEEMMEKKQKKFLTVAPFECAWPNDLRFREAGRGCVAFDAFAHNDVTVVFREQVGSQHYHYKRDNCPHYTVIIGSHRNKRLKIEVDGKTVVDAAGVGLCCSSAFQSYWISIYDGLISIGKGRYPFQNLCFQWLDSNPNCTVQYIGLSSWDKHVGYRNVNVLPATPNHLSLWKHVDFVEHDFGEDDLEQELEDGIANYESWGLGKFLENWELSDMFFIVGKEERVVPAHKLVLEACGDFCLSSSVEEVVHLPDISYSVLHALLQYIYTGHTQILESDLCSLKSLSLQYKVMSLVRQCEEILERIMSDKQLVDSTQLVDIFYPSWLQCSKTFPYGLPIDRERLERFLSTGEYSDLDLYVGVHDIVLRSHKVILGSWSTPFTKMFTNGMRESVSSVVCLKDVPLEAFKIMLEFMYSGELNKEATAGINTLLLQLLLLADEFGVTLLHQECCKILLECLSEDSVCPILQVISSIPSCKLIEETCERIFSMHFDYCTTASIDFVMLDESSFSNILQHTDLTVTSEERVLNAILLWCLQARELYGWEAVNELMVNSTPEMLFGERLESLNEFLQLVRFPLLSPDLLNKFEQSSLSQQIPTFDHLVKEALRFLEFEITDFQGNQRFQHRKSSFKELLYICDGDSNGVLYFAGTSYGKHQWVNPVLSKRVIITASSPISRCTDPKVLVSRNFQGTSVAGPQMEGGKNASWWMVDIGPDHQGSLDGKSWTNLRVHENDQTICKPGQFASWPVTGSNALLPFRFFRVLMTGPTTDDTNPWNCCICFLELYGYFR
- the LOC107015911 gene encoding G2/mitotic-specific cyclin-2 — encoded protein: MAGSDENYPGVIRPSNLQGGLRPGVGGKVNGGLGQNRRALSTINKNVMGAPPLHCAVVHKRNDTTENKASAANKIPPVPIHRPITRKLAAQIASKQHQPAVEVTKPPVPVVPVRNESEDCIIIDAEDYKTTGNSSVPMFVQHTEAMMEEIDRMDEEIEMEDAEDWSIVDIDSPDKKNSLAVVEYIDDIYAYYKKSEIVSCVPPNYMEQQFDINERMRGILIDWLIEVHYKFELMEETLYLTVNLIDRFLAVQSVIRKKLQLVGITAMLLACKYEEVTVPVVEDLILISDRAYTRKEVLEMEKLMVNTLQFNMTVPTVYAFMRRFLKAAQSDKKVELVSFFLIELCLVEYEMLRFPPSMLAAAAIFTAQCTLGVSKEWNKTCEKHSSYVKDQLLECSKLMVCFHQNAAIGKLTGVHRKYSTSKYGYATRCEPASFLLEAWF